One window of Dehalobacterium formicoaceticum genomic DNA carries:
- a CDS encoding hydrogenase maturation protease, translated as MIKVIGIGNRLMMDDGIAIAVLENIRNKLASIGESVGIEVIIAETDFQFCFHQLRADDFVIVVDASYLGGGAGNVHSCELQKAITAYGQTNSQHDMSVFDLMRLYSKPVKGCFIGIEIAEAGFGCELSDALKDKFNDICLDVERIIFEIVKEMEGG; from the coding sequence ATGATAAAAGTAATTGGTATTGGAAACAGGCTGATGATGGATGATGGGATTGCTATCGCGGTACTAGAAAACATAAGAAATAAACTGGCATCAATAGGGGAATCAGTAGGAATTGAAGTCATAATTGCAGAAACCGATTTTCAGTTTTGCTTTCATCAATTAAGAGCAGATGACTTTGTTATTGTCGTGGATGCTTCATATTTAGGGGGAGGGGCGGGAAATGTTCATTCATGTGAGTTGCAAAAAGCAATCACTGCCTATGGACAGACCAACTCTCAGCATGATATGAGCGTCTTTGATTTGATGAGATTGTACTCTAAGCCTGTGAAAGGCTGCTTTATTGGCATTGAAATAGCAGAAGCCGGATTTGGCTGTGAGCTAAGTGATGCACTAAAGGACAAATTCAATGATATTTGTCTTGATGTTGAACGTATTATTTTTGAAATTGTCAAGGAAATGGAGGGAGGTTAA